From Hartmannibacter diazotrophicus, a single genomic window includes:
- a CDS encoding sigma-54-dependent transcriptional regulator, translating to MGVSIRPSSALRVLLVDSDPEARNILKRALEQRIARPLMILETASPETARLMLAEQNFDVLTLDLDTIGGPSGYPEFHTLARSSLTYVCGEASRVIEAVAVVRAGAADYVEKPLDGTAFARRIERQFVVAEAITVAECNGLVGRSARMRTLFDQIARVAPASAPVFISGETGTGKELCARAIHSKSRRREGPFVVVDCASLGRDDLMMALAGSDGTGALFRANGGSLLLDEVGGLDPAVQAMLVRFIESGEVVGLNGEVLPQRLDVRLLATTEHLPEALIQTGTMRADLFYRLNVLTMRLPALRERPEDIGPIAEAVLKRCAEQGGTAFSRFAPSAEKAISSYAWPGNVRELENLIHRIAMLNDGEVITAEMLSNAGLGLHRTSTTASITPIRSGATGEVAEKAQTPAAARVKPLWMTEAEVIEEAIEAFDGNIARAAAALEISPSTIYRKRRSVAQSAKDLLPQVRFG from the coding sequence ATGGGTGTCTCAATACGCCCCTCATCGGCGTTGCGCGTGCTTTTGGTCGACAGCGATCCCGAAGCGAGGAACATTCTCAAGCGTGCTCTGGAACAGCGGATCGCACGCCCCCTGATGATCCTGGAAACCGCATCCCCCGAGACCGCCCGGCTGATGCTGGCCGAACAGAATTTCGACGTTCTCACCCTTGACCTTGACACCATCGGCGGGCCGTCCGGCTACCCCGAATTCCACACGCTGGCGCGCTCCTCGCTGACCTATGTCTGCGGTGAGGCTTCACGGGTGATCGAGGCCGTCGCCGTGGTTCGCGCGGGCGCTGCCGACTATGTCGAAAAGCCCCTCGACGGCACGGCCTTCGCCCGCCGCATCGAACGCCAGTTCGTCGTCGCCGAGGCCATCACGGTCGCCGAATGCAACGGCCTCGTCGGTCGCTCGGCCCGCATGCGCACGCTCTTCGACCAGATCGCCCGCGTCGCCCCGGCCTCCGCCCCGGTTTTCATCTCGGGCGAAACCGGAACCGGCAAGGAACTCTGCGCGCGTGCGATCCACAGCAAGTCGCGCCGCCGCGAAGGCCCCTTCGTCGTCGTGGACTGCGCCAGCCTCGGACGCGACGACCTCATGATGGCGCTCGCCGGTTCAGACGGAACCGGAGCATTGTTCCGCGCGAACGGCGGGTCCCTGCTCCTCGACGAGGTCGGCGGCCTCGACCCGGCGGTCCAGGCCATGCTCGTGCGCTTCATCGAAAGCGGCGAGGTCGTCGGGCTCAACGGCGAGGTCTTGCCGCAGCGCCTCGACGTGCGCCTGCTCGCCACCACGGAGCATCTTCCCGAAGCCCTGATCCAGACCGGCACCATGCGGGCCGACCTCTTCTATCGTCTCAACGTACTGACGATGCGCCTGCCGGCGCTGCGCGAACGGCCGGAGGATATCGGACCGATCGCCGAGGCGGTGCTGAAACGCTGCGCCGAACAGGGCGGAACGGCCTTCTCGCGCTTCGCTCCGTCGGCGGAAAAAGCAATCTCCAGTTACGCTTGGCCCGGCAACGTCCGCGAACTCGAGAACCTCATCCACCGCATCGCAATGCTTAACGACGGCGAGGTAATCACTGCCGAAATGTTGAGCAATGCCGGTCTCGGCCTTCACCGCACCTCGACCACCGCCAGCATCACGCCAATCCGGTCCGGTGCGACGGGCGAGGTCGCCGAGAAGGCGCAGACGCCAGCAGCCGCGCGGGTCAAGCCGCTCTGGATGACCGAGGCGGAGGTGATCGAGGAGGCCATCGAGGCCTTCGACGGCAATATCGCCCGCGCTGCGGCGGCCCTCGAAATCAGTCCGTCGACCATTTACCGAAAGCGGCGCAGCGTCGCTCAATCGGCGAAGGATCTCTTGCCGCAAGTCCGATTTGGCTGA
- a CDS encoding bifunctional riboflavin kinase/FAD synthetase, producing MPTSDARPAAFPCDLAALPASLRGGVVAIGNFDGMHRGHQAVLADTRQAADAIGAPALALTFEPHPRSFFRPDQPVFRLTPLHAKALIAEALELDGLVFTPFDADFAASPPERFVDEVIVGRLGARQVVVGWDFHFGAKRAGNAEYLVEAGKRHGFDVTIVGPFDDEGGETISSSRIRMALARGDLALASGLLGYRWFFEGVVKDGDKRGRTIGYPTANIALAPECELRQGIYAVMAEVDGERHSGVASYGRRPTFDNGAPVFETFIFDFTGDLYGKTLRVTPVSYLRGEEKFDSVEALIAQMDKDSEEARAVLAGITPVSGLDTRLMFG from the coding sequence ATGCCCACATCCGACGCCCGTCCCGCCGCCTTTCCCTGCGATCTTGCCGCCCTGCCCGCCTCACTGCGCGGCGGCGTGGTGGCCATCGGCAACTTCGACGGCATGCACCGGGGCCATCAGGCGGTGCTGGCCGACACGCGGCAAGCGGCCGATGCCATCGGCGCGCCGGCTCTGGCGCTCACCTTCGAGCCGCATCCGCGCTCCTTCTTCCGGCCGGACCAGCCCGTCTTCCGCCTGACGCCGCTGCACGCGAAAGCGCTGATCGCCGAAGCGCTGGAGCTTGACGGCTTGGTGTTCACGCCCTTCGACGCAGACTTCGCCGCAAGCCCGCCGGAGCGTTTCGTCGACGAGGTGATCGTCGGCCGGCTCGGCGCGCGGCAGGTGGTCGTCGGCTGGGACTTCCATTTCGGCGCCAAGCGGGCGGGCAATGCCGAGTATCTCGTCGAGGCGGGCAAGAGGCACGGCTTCGACGTGACCATCGTCGGCCCCTTCGACGACGAGGGCGGCGAGACAATCTCCTCAAGCCGCATCCGCATGGCGCTGGCGCGCGGCGATCTGGCGCTCGCCTCGGGCCTGCTCGGCTACCGCTGGTTCTTCGAGGGGGTAGTCAAGGACGGCGACAAGCGCGGACGGACCATCGGCTATCCGACGGCCAACATCGCCCTTGCGCCGGAATGCGAGCTGCGCCAGGGCATCTACGCGGTCATGGCCGAAGTCGACGGCGAACGCCATTCCGGCGTTGCGAGCTACGGCCGGCGGCCGACCTTCGACAACGGCGCGCCGGTGTTCGAGACCTTCATCTTCGACTTTACCGGCGACCTCTACGGCAAGACGTTGCGGGTGACGCCGGTCTCCTATCTGCGCGGCGAGGAAAAATTCGACAGCGTCGAGGCGCTGATTGCCCAGATGGACAAGGACAGTGAGGAAGCCCGCGCGGTGCTCGCCGGCATCACGCCCGTCTCGGGGCTCGATACGCGTCTGATGTTCGGGTGA
- a CDS encoding MaoC family dehydratase produces MSFHEATSHFYEDLKVGMRETYLKTVLDSDVIGFAQISGDHNPIHLSEHFAAKTRFGGRIAHGLYTASLISAVLGMRLPGPGAVYLSQTLKFRAPVRIGDVIAVSVEVAELIEKGSRVRLACEAHVDATIVLEGEAMVMVPRRADMPGALAGD; encoded by the coding sequence ATGTCATTTCACGAGGCGACCTCGCATTTCTATGAAGACCTCAAGGTCGGCATGCGCGAGACCTATCTGAAGACGGTGCTCGATTCCGATGTCATCGGCTTTGCCCAGATTTCCGGCGACCATAACCCCATCCACCTGTCGGAGCATTTTGCCGCCAAGACACGCTTCGGCGGCCGCATCGCCCACGGCCTCTATACCGCCAGCCTGATTTCCGCCGTCCTCGGCATGCGCCTGCCGGGCCCCGGCGCCGTCTATCTGTCGCAGACGCTGAAGTTCCGCGCACCGGTGCGCATCGGCGACGTGATCGCCGTCAGCGTGGAGGTCGCCGAACTCATCGAGAAGGGATCGCGCGTCCGCCTCGCCTGCGAGGCCCATGTGGATGCGACAATCGTGCTCGAGGGCGAGGCGATGGTCATGGTGCCGCGCAGGGCCGACATGCCCGGCGCGCTCGCAGGGGACTAG
- a CDS encoding protein phosphatase CheZ, which translates to MEAIDERGMGRVIQYLEANRLKENVTINDVMGLAEVMADSLKGYFSTFDADIYQDLAEMAGEITTMKSDLAALRLSDMRHKRLPVAGRELDAVVEATEEATNTIMSAAETIMAADPSDSEAYQAVVNDKVIEIFEACSFQDISGQRISKVVETLNHIDERVSALVQKLKLVVQETDEAEPEEETAEEKRRRELILHGPQFKGEGVNQNDIDDMFS; encoded by the coding sequence ATGGAAGCCATCGACGAACGGGGCATGGGCCGCGTGATCCAGTATCTGGAAGCGAACCGGCTGAAAGAGAATGTCACCATCAATGACGTGATGGGCCTTGCCGAGGTGATGGCCGATTCCCTGAAGGGCTATTTTTCGACCTTCGACGCGGACATTTATCAGGATCTCGCGGAAATGGCCGGCGAGATCACCACCATGAAATCCGACCTTGCGGCCTTGCGCCTCTCCGACATGCGCCACAAGCGGCTGCCGGTTGCCGGACGCGAACTCGATGCCGTCGTGGAGGCGACCGAGGAGGCGACCAACACGATCATGAGCGCCGCCGAGACGATCATGGCGGCCGATCCTTCCGACAGCGAGGCCTATCAGGCGGTCGTCAACGACAAGGTCATCGAGATTTTCGAGGCCTGCTCCTTCCAGGACATTTCGGGCCAGCGCATTTCCAAGGTCGTCGAGACGCTCAATCACATCGACGAGCGCGTTAGCGCCCTCGTTCAGAAGCTGAAGCTGGTCGTGCAGGAGACGGACGAGGCGGAGCCGGAAGAAGAAACAGCCGAGGAGAAGCGCCGGCGCGAACTGATCCTGCACGGGCCTCAGTTCAAGGGCGAGGGCGTCAACCAGAACGACATCGACGACATGTTCTCCTGA
- the groES gene encoding co-chaperone GroES, translated as MNFRPLHDRVVVRRLESEEKTAGGIIIPDTAKEKPQQGEVVAVGPGARDEAGKIVALDVKAGDKVLFGKWSGTEVKIDGQDLLIMKESDIMGIVA; from the coding sequence ATGAACTTCCGTCCGTTGCACGATCGCGTGGTCGTTCGTCGCCTCGAGTCCGAGGAGAAGACCGCCGGTGGCATCATCATTCCGGATACCGCCAAGGAAAAGCCGCAGCAGGGTGAAGTCGTCGCCGTCGGCCCCGGTGCCCGCGACGAAGCCGGCAAGATCGTGGCGCTCGACGTCAAGGCTGGCGACAAGGTTCTCTTCGGCAAGTGGTCGGGCACCGAAGTCAAGATCGACGGTCAGGATCTCCTGATCATGAAGGAAAGCGACATCATGGGCATCGTGGCCTGA
- a CDS encoding response regulator: MALDTSMSVLVVDDYKTMIRIIRNLLKQLGFEDVDEAADGTEALGKMKERKYGLVISDWNMEPMTGYELLKQVRADAGLAKTPFIMVTAESKTENVIAAKKAGVNNYIVKPFNAQTLKGKIEAVFGV, from the coding sequence ATGGCCCTGGACACTTCGATGTCGGTTCTCGTGGTTGATGACTACAAGACCATGATCCGCATTATCCGCAACCTGCTCAAGCAGCTCGGGTTTGAAGACGTCGACGAAGCAGCGGACGGCACCGAGGCGCTCGGCAAGATGAAAGAGCGCAAGTACGGTCTGGTGATCTCGGACTGGAACATGGAGCCGATGACCGGCTACGAGCTCCTGAAGCAGGTGCGTGCCGACGCGGGCCTTGCCAAGACCCCGTTCATCATGGTGACGGCCGAATCCAAGACGGAAAACGTGATCGCCGCCAAGAAGGCCGGCGTGAACAACTACATCGTCAAGCCGTTCAACGCACAGACGCTGAAGGGCAAGATCGAGGCCGTCTTCGGCGTCTGA
- a CDS encoding DMT family transporter has translation MTLKTLASPLPVIVAILAIFLLSIMDAAIKTLTSSFPTAEIVFLRYLSGLFVAMAVFAGSGVALPSRQGLGRAALRAVTILVTAGFFFHTLSLLPLAEAVAITFTAPLFLTLLGRLILGEPVSRHAALAIALGFAGLGIMFAGRIASETTSGEPIGYLYGLIASFSYSLATILSRKDSAHDHVIVMVTAQHFFVTAFSLPFTLSVFVMPHGHDLLFFALIGLLGASGHFALVWAYAHAPASRLAPIEFTSLLWAPLFGLVFFAERPTMPTIAGAALIVAAATLVIRQGSQSDAPA, from the coding sequence ATGACCTTGAAAACGCTCGCCTCACCCCTGCCTGTCATCGTTGCCATCCTCGCCATCTTCCTGCTGTCGATCATGGATGCGGCGATCAAGACGCTGACCAGCAGCTTTCCGACAGCCGAGATCGTGTTCCTGCGCTATCTCTCCGGGCTTTTCGTCGCGATGGCGGTGTTTGCCGGCAGCGGCGTTGCGCTGCCCAGCCGTCAGGGGCTTGGACGAGCGGCCCTGCGAGCGGTCACCATCCTGGTGACAGCCGGCTTCTTCTTCCACACGCTGAGCCTGCTGCCTCTCGCGGAAGCGGTCGCCATCACCTTCACAGCCCCGCTGTTCCTGACCCTGCTGGGCCGGCTCATTCTCGGCGAACCGGTCAGCCGGCACGCCGCGCTCGCCATCGCGCTGGGCTTTGCCGGGCTCGGCATCATGTTCGCCGGACGCATCGCCTCGGAGACCACCAGCGGCGAACCGATCGGCTATCTCTATGGCCTGATCGCTTCCTTTTCCTATTCGCTCGCCACGATCCTGTCGCGCAAGGACAGCGCCCACGACCATGTCATCGTCATGGTCACCGCCCAGCATTTCTTCGTCACAGCCTTTTCCCTGCCCTTCACCTTGTCCGTGTTCGTCATGCCGCACGGGCACGACCTCCTCTTCTTCGCGCTGATCGGGCTCCTGGGTGCGTCGGGTCATTTCGCGCTCGTCTGGGCCTATGCCCATGCTCCGGCTTCCCGGCTTGCGCCAATCGAGTTCACGTCTCTCCTCTGGGCGCCATTGTTCGGCCTCGTTTTCTTCGCAGAAAGACCGACGATGCCGACCATCGCCGGAGCCGCGCTGATCGTCGCGGCTGCCACTCTCGTGATCCGGCAGGGATCCCAGTCGGACGCGCCCGCCTGA
- a CDS encoding heavy-metal-associated domain-containing protein codes for MIELVVDGITCGGCVKTIMKTVDRVEPGVSADVNAETGVVRIASEAPRETFAKAIEAAGYDVRG; via the coding sequence ATGATCGAGCTCGTTGTTGACGGCATCACGTGTGGCGGCTGCGTCAAGACCATCATGAAGACCGTGGACCGGGTCGAGCCCGGCGTATCCGCCGACGTCAACGCGGAGACCGGTGTCGTGCGCATCGCGTCGGAAGCGCCGCGGGAGACCTTTGCCAAGGCAATCGAGGCCGCCGGCTACGACGTGCGCGGCTGA
- the ileS gene encoding isoleucine--tRNA ligase — MTDTAETAGRDYSETLYLPKTDFPMRAGLPKKEPETLEKWKEMGLYKRLRTAAKGRTKYILHDGPPYANGNIHIGHALNKTLKDMVTRSMQMAGYDSNYVPGWDCHGLPIEWKIEEQYRAKGKNKDEVPVNEFRQECRDFATHWVGVQREEFRRLGIEGDWDNPYLTMNFASEAFIANELMKFSMSGQLYRGSKPVMWSVVEKTALAEAEIEYHDYQSDQIWVKFPVVKSGNADLVDAAVVIWTTTPWTMPGNRAISYSDRISYGLYEVTEDGLPDENWVKKGDKFILAENLVADVFKQARVTTYTHLRGVAADEFATLTCAHPYRSLGLGGYQFDVPLLAGEHVTDDTGTGFVHTAPGHGTDDFEVWMDNARALEARGIDTAIPFTVADDGFYTKDAPGFEGHQVITFKGDKGTANKENIEKLKEAGALIGLGRLKHQYPHSWRSKKPIIFRNTPQWFVYMDRAIGGADDTLRARALKAIDDTRFVPAAGQRRLRSMIENRPDWVLSRQRAWGVPITVFIHKDTAEILKDADVNARIFEAFKTEGADAWYAEGAKERFLGNAYDANDWEKIDDILDVWFDSGSTHAFCLEQRDDLKPNRKGLGGPDYVLYLEGSDQHRGWFHSSLLESCGTRGHAPYDAVLTHGFTMAEDGRKMSKSLGNQVFPQDVIKQFGADILRLWVASTDYWEDQRLGKEIIQTNVDAYRKLRNTLRWMLGTLAHYEGEEVAFDDMSELEQLMLHRLAEFDPIVREAYQAFDYKKIIATLLNFMNVELSAFYFDVRKDALYCDPASSVRRKAALFVVSKLFDSAVKWLAPMLPFTMEECWWSQNGEAAGSVHEQAFPEIPTEWLNPALAAKWDKIREVRRVVTGALEIERTAKTIGSSLEAAPVVHVTDPALFKALEGRDFADICITSQIAVTDADAPDGAFTLPDVPGVAVVFKKADGRKCARSWKVLPEVGTDADYPDLSLRDAAAMREFDAKRDAA; from the coding sequence ATGACCGACACCGCCGAAACTGCCGGCCGCGACTATTCCGAGACGCTTTATCTGCCGAAGACCGACTTTCCCATGCGCGCCGGGCTGCCGAAGAAGGAGCCCGAGACGCTGGAGAAGTGGAAGGAGATGGGCCTCTACAAGCGCCTGCGCACAGCCGCCAAGGGGCGCACCAAGTATATCCTCCACGACGGCCCGCCCTATGCCAACGGCAACATCCACATCGGCCACGCGCTCAACAAGACGCTGAAGGACATGGTGACCCGCTCCATGCAGATGGCGGGCTACGACAGCAATTATGTGCCCGGCTGGGACTGCCACGGCCTGCCGATCGAGTGGAAGATCGAGGAGCAGTATCGCGCCAAGGGCAAGAACAAGGACGAGGTGCCGGTCAACGAGTTCCGGCAGGAATGCCGCGACTTCGCGACCCACTGGGTCGGCGTGCAGCGCGAGGAATTCCGCCGGCTGGGCATCGAGGGCGACTGGGACAATCCGTATCTGACGATGAATTTCGCGTCAGAAGCCTTTATCGCCAACGAGTTGATGAAGTTCTCCATGTCCGGCCAGCTCTATCGCGGCTCCAAGCCGGTGATGTGGTCGGTTGTGGAAAAGACCGCGCTCGCCGAGGCCGAGATCGAATACCACGACTATCAGTCGGACCAGATCTGGGTGAAGTTCCCGGTGGTGAAATCGGGTAACGCTGACCTTGTCGACGCAGCTGTCGTCATCTGGACGACCACGCCCTGGACCATGCCGGGCAACCGCGCGATCAGCTATTCCGACCGCATCTCCTACGGCCTCTACGAGGTGACGGAGGACGGCCTGCCGGACGAGAACTGGGTGAAGAAGGGTGACAAGTTTATCCTTGCCGAAAATCTCGTGGCCGACGTCTTCAAGCAGGCGCGCGTGACGACCTACACGCATCTGCGCGGCGTCGCGGCCGACGAGTTCGCCACCCTCACCTGTGCCCACCCGTACCGGAGCCTTGGCCTCGGCGGCTATCAGTTCGACGTGCCGCTGCTCGCCGGTGAGCATGTCACCGACGACACCGGCACCGGCTTCGTCCACACCGCTCCCGGCCACGGCACGGACGACTTCGAGGTCTGGATGGACAATGCCCGCGCTCTGGAAGCGCGCGGCATCGATACGGCTATCCCCTTCACGGTCGCCGACGACGGCTTCTACACGAAGGATGCGCCGGGCTTCGAGGGTCATCAGGTCATCACCTTCAAGGGCGACAAGGGCACGGCCAACAAGGAGAATATCGAGAAGCTGAAGGAAGCTGGCGCCCTCATCGGCCTTGGCCGCCTGAAGCATCAGTATCCGCATTCCTGGCGCTCCAAGAAGCCGATCATCTTCCGCAACACGCCGCAGTGGTTCGTCTACATGGACCGTGCGATCGGCGGCGCGGACGACACGCTGCGCGCCCGCGCCCTCAAGGCCATCGACGACACGCGCTTCGTGCCGGCCGCCGGCCAGCGCCGCCTGCGCTCGATGATCGAGAACCGGCCGGACTGGGTGCTCTCGCGCCAGCGCGCCTGGGGCGTGCCAATCACCGTCTTCATCCACAAGGACACGGCCGAAATCCTCAAGGACGCAGACGTCAACGCGCGCATTTTCGAGGCCTTCAAGACCGAGGGCGCGGACGCCTGGTATGCGGAGGGCGCCAAGGAGCGTTTCCTCGGCAACGCCTACGACGCGAACGACTGGGAGAAGATCGACGACATCCTCGATGTCTGGTTCGATTCAGGGTCGACTCATGCCTTCTGCCTGGAACAGCGCGACGACCTGAAGCCGAACCGCAAGGGCCTCGGCGGACCAGACTACGTGCTCTATCTGGAAGGCTCGGACCAGCATCGCGGCTGGTTCCATTCCTCGCTGCTGGAATCCTGCGGCACGCGCGGCCATGCCCCCTATGACGCGGTGCTCACCCACGGCTTCACCATGGCCGAGGATGGGCGCAAGATGTCGAAGTCGCTCGGCAATCAGGTCTTCCCGCAGGACGTGATCAAGCAGTTCGGTGCCGACATCCTGCGCCTCTGGGTCGCCTCCACCGACTATTGGGAAGACCAGCGGCTCGGCAAGGAAATCATCCAGACCAATGTCGACGCCTATCGCAAGCTCAGGAACACGCTGCGCTGGATGCTCGGCACGCTCGCCCACTACGAGGGCGAGGAGGTCGCGTTCGACGACATGTCGGAGCTGGAACAGCTGATGCTGCACCGGCTTGCCGAGTTCGATCCGATCGTGCGCGAGGCCTATCAGGCTTTCGACTACAAGAAGATCATCGCGACGCTGCTGAACTTCATGAACGTCGAGCTTTCGGCCTTCTATTTCGACGTGCGCAAGGACGCTCTCTACTGCGACCCGGCCTCGTCGGTGCGGCGCAAGGCGGCGCTTTTCGTCGTCTCCAAGCTCTTCGACAGCGCCGTCAAGTGGCTCGCCCCCATGCTGCCCTTCACCATGGAGGAATGCTGGTGGTCGCAGAACGGCGAGGCGGCCGGCTCAGTGCACGAGCAGGCCTTCCCGGAGATCCCGACGGAATGGCTCAACCCCGCGCTGGCCGCGAAGTGGGACAAGATCCGCGAGGTGCGCCGTGTCGTCACCGGCGCGCTGGAGATCGAGCGCACGGCAAAGACCATCGGCTCGTCGCTTGAGGCGGCGCCGGTCGTCCACGTCACCGACCCTGCCCTCTTCAAGGCGCTGGAAGGGCGCGACTTCGCCGACATCTGCATTACCAGCCAGATCGCGGTGACGGACGCGGACGCGCCCGACGGCGCCTTCACGCTCCCGGACGTGCCGGGCGTCGCGGTCGTCTTCAAGAAGGCGGACGGCCGCAAGTGCGCGCGCTCGTGGAAGGTGCTGCCCGAAGTCGGCACGGATGCCGACTATCCCGACCTTTCGCTGCGGGACGCCGCGGCGATGCGGGAGTTCGATGCCAAGCGCGACGCGGCCTGA
- a CDS encoding EAL domain-containing protein, which yields MMRLASVLVIGSMVIIAASIVIVLNVLFDFPMGQAAILGIASLCAMVLFQTTLQRRADRDWLEKRVGEIGVVTSDLTKDVGDLTARMTRLETKVAEGLADTESPLAEEVMLLGSLLKQVTDTLADAEQRLDTLERRPQAPAHAAPVERPEPLFAEVAQPAVQQPAETFPVRHSGFHSEPPAPAPSRPAPAPAAETRVPSAVEQEIIESIRSERMEIHLQPIVVLPQRKVRIYEAIAVLRTRSGDMISGRALREMAEVARITPRIDTFLVVRAFQIMKRLNSRNRDVGIMTTLSLGSLLDGPFFREFQGFVAQNRTMAEFVTFEFAEPDVRQMGPIETESLAAIAELGYRFSIGSIADLRLDYQSLGERGFRYARVSADRLLGRGEREPLKGDIHPVDLAGHLARKGLELIVDQIETEAQVLDLLDYEIRLAQGNLFSAPRLVRPEVLQTGQPADAARATARVGR from the coding sequence ATGATGCGTCTTGCGTCCGTTCTGGTGATCGGGTCGATGGTGATCATCGCCGCGTCGATCGTGATCGTCCTGAATGTGCTGTTCGATTTTCCGATGGGGCAGGCGGCGATCCTCGGCATCGCCTCGCTGTGCGCCATGGTGCTGTTCCAGACCACCCTGCAGCGCCGCGCCGATCGCGACTGGCTTGAAAAGCGGGTCGGAGAGATCGGCGTCGTGACCTCGGACCTGACCAAGGACGTGGGCGACCTGACCGCCCGCATGACCCGCCTGGAGACGAAGGTCGCCGAGGGTCTGGCCGATACCGAATCCCCGCTGGCCGAGGAGGTGATGCTGCTCGGGTCCCTGCTGAAGCAGGTGACGGACACATTGGCCGATGCCGAGCAACGTCTGGATACACTCGAGCGCCGGCCGCAGGCGCCGGCCCACGCCGCCCCGGTCGAACGGCCGGAGCCGCTCTTTGCGGAGGTGGCCCAGCCCGCCGTGCAGCAACCGGCGGAAACCTTCCCTGTCCGTCACTCGGGGTTTCACTCGGAGCCGCCCGCTCCTGCACCCTCCCGTCCGGCACCGGCCCCCGCCGCAGAAACCCGCGTCCCCTCGGCCGTGGAACAGGAGATCATCGAGAGCATCCGCTCGGAGCGGATGGAGATCCATCTGCAGCCGATCGTCGTCCTGCCCCAGCGCAAGGTCCGCATCTACGAGGCGATCGCCGTGCTGCGCACGCGCAGCGGCGACATGATCTCCGGCCGGGCCCTGAGGGAAATGGCCGAGGTCGCGCGGATCACCCCGCGGATCGATACGTTCCTGGTGGTGCGGGCCTTCCAGATCATGAAGCGCCTCAATTCGCGCAATCGCGATGTCGGCATCATGACGACGCTCTCGCTCGGAAGTCTTCTCGACGGGCCTTTCTTCCGGGAGTTCCAGGGGTTCGTGGCACAGAACCGGACGATGGCCGAGTTTGTGACCTTCGAATTCGCTGAGCCGGACGTCCGCCAGATGGGGCCCATCGAAACGGAGAGCCTCGCCGCGATCGCCGAACTCGGCTACCGCTTCTCGATCGGCTCCATCGCCGATCTCCGGCTGGACTATCAGAGCCTTGGCGAGCGCGGTTTCCGGTATGCCCGGGTGTCCGCCGACAGGCTGCTCGGGCGCGGCGAGCGGGAGCCCCTGAAGGGCGACATCCACCCGGTCGACCTTGCCGGCCATCTTGCTCGCAAGGGGCTGGAGCTCATCGTCGACCAGATCGAGACGGAAGCGCAGGTGCTCGACCTGCTCGACTACGAGATCCGTCTTGCGCAGGGCAATCTCTTCTCTGCCCCGCGGCTGGTCCGCCCCGAGGTCCTGCAGACCGGGCAGCCGGCAGACGCCGCGCGCGCGACCGCAAGGGTCGGTCGTTGA
- the lspA gene encoding signal peptidase II: MADTADQDQLRRRRVIGIAIVLVGLIADQASKLWILGNNVVTSGERLVITPFMDFVLVWNRGISYGLFQQDSATGRWTLLGITVLAVLLLGRWMLKSHSTLAAVALGLVVGGAIGNGIDRFVHGAVVDFVHLHAFGHSWYVFNLADTWIVAGVALLLYDSLKSSHRDAAKDV; this comes from the coding sequence ATGGCGGACACGGCAGACCAGGACCAGTTGCGGCGACGCCGGGTTATCGGCATCGCCATCGTGCTTGTGGGGCTTATCGCGGATCAGGCCTCGAAGCTCTGGATCCTGGGCAACAACGTGGTGACCAGCGGCGAACGGCTGGTCATCACGCCCTTCATGGACTTCGTGCTGGTCTGGAACCGGGGCATTTCTTATGGCCTCTTCCAGCAGGACAGCGCCACCGGGCGCTGGACGCTGCTCGGCATCACCGTATTGGCGGTGCTGCTTCTCGGCCGCTGGATGCTGAAGAGCCATTCCACGCTGGCAGCCGTGGCGCTCGGCCTCGTGGTCGGCGGGGCCATCGGCAACGGTATCGACCGCTTCGTGCACGGCGCCGTGGTCGATTTCGTGCACCTGCATGCCTTCGGTCACAGCTGGTACGTGTTCAACCTCGCCGACACGTGGATCGTTGCGGGGGTGGCGCTGCTCCTGTATGACTCCCTCAAAAGCAGCCACAGGGATGCCGCAAAGGACGTCTAG
- a CDS encoding GNAT family N-acetyltransferase: MMQVRPATDSDGPAIARLIADVFADYENCPFDRTEFPELDAPASHYSARGGALFIGEVEAHPFPIAASLAYSVPEPGIAELHKFYLDKSLRGRRMGFQIYERVLSEIRSRGLRRIRLWTDTRFQSGHRFYERAGFARQPVTRFLDDVTQAWEYAYTIELKPA; the protein is encoded by the coding sequence ATGATGCAGGTCCGTCCGGCGACGGACAGTGACGGCCCGGCGATCGCAAGGCTTATTGCCGACGTCTTCGCCGACTACGAGAACTGCCCGTTCGACCGGACCGAGTTCCCCGAACTCGATGCGCCTGCCTCCCACTACTCGGCCCGTGGCGGCGCGCTGTTCATCGGCGAGGTCGAGGCTCACCCGTTCCCGATTGCCGCCAGTCTCGCCTATTCGGTGCCCGAGCCGGGCATTGCGGAGCTGCACAAGTTCTACCTCGACAAGTCCCTGCGCGGCCGGCGAATGGGCTTCCAAATCTACGAGCGCGTCCTCTCCGAAATCCGCTCGCGCGGACTTCGGCGCATTCGGCTCTGGACCGACACGCGCTTTCAATCCGGGCATCGCTTCTATGAACGGGCAGGCTTCGCGCGCCAGCCCGTGACGCGGTTTCTCGACGATGTCACGCAGGCATGGGAATATGCCTATACAATCGAATTGAAACCGGCATGA